The following are encoded in a window of Terriglobales bacterium genomic DNA:
- a CDS encoding response regulator, whose protein sequence is MTLQALLYTSDPELLSVFHQALGALGVETLEMDDPLRFLDLVANEHFDLLVVDHDGTDHSLDVLATARERSANRDSVLMLATAERDSARFLERGANLVLYKPLTREALDRHLRSAHLLMQDERRRYNRHSVEIPVAVRMPDGRQVMGTGFSLSEGGIALQFPERLNTRDLLRLELVLPQEKEPVQLTGKLAWVNTDLHTGIRFVQLTLETREQLRGWLERHAAPPTA, encoded by the coding sequence ATGACCTTGCAAGCGTTGCTGTACACCAGCGATCCGGAACTGCTCTCCGTCTTCCACCAGGCCCTGGGCGCCCTGGGCGTCGAGACGCTGGAGATGGACGACCCCCTGCGCTTCCTGGACCTGGTGGCCAACGAGCACTTCGACCTGCTGGTAGTGGACCATGACGGGACCGATCACAGCCTGGACGTGCTGGCGACTGCGCGGGAGCGCAGTGCCAACCGCGACTCGGTCCTGATGCTGGCCACCGCGGAGCGCGACTCCGCGCGCTTCCTCGAACGCGGCGCCAACCTGGTTCTCTACAAGCCGCTCACCCGCGAGGCCCTGGACCGCCACCTGCGCAGCGCCCACCTGCTCATGCAGGATGAGCGCCGCCGCTACAACCGCCACTCGGTGGAGATTCCGGTGGCGGTGCGCATGCCCGACGGGCGGCAGGTCATGGGAACGGGCTTCAGCCTGAGCGAGGGCGGCATCGCCCTGCAGTTCCCCGAGCGCCTGAACACCCGCGACCTGTTGCGCCTGGAGCTCGTCCTGCCCCAGGAGAAGGAGCCGGTGCAGCTCACCGGCAAGCTGGCCTGGGTGAATACCGACCTGCATACCGGCATCCGCTTCGTGCAACTCACCCTGGAGACGCGCGAGCAGTTGCGGGGATGGCTGGAGCGCCACGCCGCGCCGCCCACCGCCTAG
- a CDS encoding tyrosine recombinase XerC yields MKELKAAARGPVHKAAEQFLRSLRERNASRHTLRAYQNDLQRFAEYVGAEGWSEVDHLRIRGFLSHLYEQGLSKTSVARALAALRSLYRWLAREGVVEQNPAALVATPRLPKKLPRVPTIEEMNAVLDAAMPECSAFPERDRLILELLYGCGVRNSELVGVNLDDIRWSNEAILVRGKGKKERYVPFGESARAALAAYLPLRQQAVGRQGTRALLVNRRGARLTSRSVGRIVKQVAVARGLSPDVHPHTLRHAFGTHLLEEGADLRAIQEMLGHERLSTTQRYTQLSMKHVLKVYDESHPRAK; encoded by the coding sequence ATGAAGGAGTTGAAGGCGGCCGCGCGCGGTCCCGTGCACAAAGCCGCCGAGCAGTTTCTGCGCTCGCTGCGCGAGCGCAACGCTTCGCGCCACACCCTGCGCGCCTACCAGAACGACCTCCAGCGCTTCGCCGAGTACGTGGGCGCGGAGGGCTGGAGCGAGGTCGATCACCTGCGCATCCGCGGCTTCCTCTCCCATCTCTACGAGCAGGGACTGAGCAAGACCAGCGTAGCGCGGGCGCTGGCGGCGTTGCGCTCGCTCTACCGCTGGCTGGCGCGCGAAGGCGTGGTGGAGCAAAATCCGGCGGCGCTGGTGGCCACCCCGCGCCTGCCCAAGAAGCTGCCGCGCGTGCCCACCATCGAAGAGATGAACGCGGTGCTCGACGCGGCCATGCCCGAGTGCTCCGCCTTCCCCGAGCGCGACCGCCTCATCCTGGAACTGCTTTACGGCTGCGGGGTGCGCAACTCCGAGCTGGTAGGCGTGAACCTCGACGACATCCGCTGGTCCAACGAGGCCATCCTGGTGCGCGGCAAGGGCAAGAAAGAGCGCTACGTGCCCTTTGGCGAGAGCGCGCGGGCGGCGCTGGCCGCGTATCTTCCGCTGCGGCAGCAGGCGGTGGGACGGCAGGGGACGCGGGCGCTGCTGGTGAACCGCCGGGGCGCGCGCCTGACCTCGCGCAGCGTGGGCCGCATCGTCAAGCAGGTCGCGGTGGCCCGCGGCCTCTCCCCCGACGTCCATCCGCACACCCTGCGCCACGCCTTCGGCACGCACCTGCTGGAGGAGGGCGCCGACCTGCGCGCCATCCAGGAGATGCTCGGGCACGAGCGCCTCTCCACCACGCAGCGCTACACCCAGCTCTCCATGAAGCACGTGCTGAAGGTCTACGACGAGAGCCATCCGCGGGCGAAGTGA
- a CDS encoding tyrosine recombinase: MPAAPNERLLAAFLDYLKVEKGLARLSVAAYTRDVGQFAAFLEKRRRTLASARRDDVRDFLDHLFSHQVDGRSVARKLSALRHLYKFLLLDRHLEHDPTLNLESPKQWKVLPKSLARDEIESMLKPALPAGRKEAQALAARDRAMLEVFYAGALRVSEIIGIGLEDVKLDLGYVLVRGKGDKERIVPLGRSALDAVRAYLASGRGTLLGERSSPLLFVGRGGRKLSRQRVWQMVGAASAAAGRHASPHMLRHSCATHMVEGGADLRTVQTILGHADISTTQVYTHVALDRLKNVYRQHHPRARARASAGEEK; the protein is encoded by the coding sequence GTGCCTGCCGCCCCCAATGAGCGCCTGCTGGCCGCCTTCCTCGACTACCTGAAGGTGGAGAAGGGGCTGGCGCGGCTGAGCGTGGCCGCTTACACCCGCGACGTGGGGCAGTTCGCCGCGTTCCTGGAGAAGCGCCGCCGCACCCTGGCCAGCGCCCGCCGCGACGACGTGCGCGACTTCCTCGACCACCTCTTCTCCCACCAGGTGGACGGGCGCTCGGTGGCGCGCAAGCTCTCGGCCCTCCGCCACCTCTACAAGTTCCTCTTGCTCGACCGGCACCTGGAGCACGATCCCACGCTCAACCTGGAGTCGCCCAAGCAGTGGAAGGTGCTGCCCAAATCGCTGGCCCGGGACGAGATCGAATCCATGCTGAAGCCGGCGCTGCCGGCCGGGCGCAAAGAAGCGCAGGCGCTGGCGGCGCGCGACCGCGCCATGCTGGAGGTCTTCTACGCGGGGGCGCTGCGTGTCTCCGAGATCATCGGCATCGGGCTGGAAGACGTGAAGCTCGACCTGGGCTACGTGCTGGTGCGCGGCAAGGGCGACAAGGAGCGCATCGTGCCGTTGGGCCGCTCCGCCCTGGACGCCGTGCGGGCCTATCTGGCTTCGGGGCGGGGCACGCTGCTGGGCGAGAGAAGCTCGCCGCTGCTGTTCGTGGGCCGCGGCGGGCGCAAGCTCTCGCGCCAGCGAGTCTGGCAGATGGTGGGTGCGGCTTCCGCCGCGGCCGGGCGGCACGCCAGCCCGCACATGCTGCGCCACAGTTGCGCCACCCACATGGTGGAAGGCGGCGCCGATTTGCGCACGGTGCAGACCATCCTCGGACACGCAGACATCTCCACCACCCAGGTCTATACCCACGTGGCGCTGGACCGGCTGAAGAATGTCTACCGGCAACACCATCCCCGGGCGCGCGCCCGCGCCTCCGCGGGAGAGGAGAAATGA